A stretch of the Drosophila sulfurigaster albostrigata strain 15112-1811.04 chromosome 2L, ASM2355843v2, whole genome shotgun sequence genome encodes the following:
- the LOC133844317 gene encoding WD repeat-containing protein 82, translated as MAVEISKEIKLTGEALQQFTAAKIFRESNEHKQSLCFSADGQRLLVCDHHNLVVYDCTAMTQRCQVLMHQFNPEVVCFTSRTDRLLHSCTKSDLAIRCLDLTTRQHVRHFKGHTDCVRCLSFRPGHEQQFISAGRDHKLLIWDLRTREYTQRFHHLENPLLAYDPTGLVFATSNKTNRIEIHDVRMLSEKPCHKFNYKLKSTANWTQLQFAPNGDSILISTDHSWCFSVDAFSGDFQQSYSGYSNEQQLPLPACYTSDSQLVLSGADAGRIYAWDASSGKLMAVLMSNSLHPVRCLQFHPNMAMFVSSDVMTVFWLPKANGQYEFVEKSREPTPSTPPTPPTPQTPPLPAIDLTNDQDQDDEKDVQFVGRRMNYPLSKQLMRRNRLKRRLALGQEDDSPEDGEVSDGGTATTVASEA; from the exons ATGGCTGTGGAAATCAGCAAGGAAATTAAACTTACCGGCGAGGCATTGCAACAGTTCACGGCGGCCAAAATCTTTCGGGAATCAAATGAGCACAAGCAATCGCTGTGCTTCTCAGCCGATGGCCAACGTTTGCTGGTCTGCGATCATCACAATCTGGTTGTCTACGATTGCACCGCGATGACGCAACGATGCCAGGTGCTGATGCATCAGTTTAATCCTGAAGTGGTGTGCTTCACCTCACGGACCGACCGATTGCTGCACAGCTGTACCAAG AGCGACCTCGCTATCCGCTGCCTGGATCTCACAACCCGTCAGCATGTGCGTCACTTTAAAGGACACACGGATTGCGTGCGTTGCCTCAGCTTTCGGCCTGGCCACGAGCAGCAGTTCATCAGTGCTGGTCGGGATCATAAGCTGCTGATCTGGGATCTGCGCACTAGGGAGTACACTCAGCGATTTCATCATCTGGAGAATCCATTGTTGGCATACGATCCCACTGGTCTGGTGTTTGCTACCTCGAATAAAACAAATCGCATTGAGATCCACGACGTGCGCATGCTGAGCGAGAAGCCGTGTCACAAGTTCAACTATAAACTGAAAAGCACTGCCAATTGGACGCAGCTGCAATTTGCACCCAATGGCGACTCCATTCTGATAAGCACCGATCACTCGTGGTGCTTCAGCGTGGATGCCTTTAGCGGCGATTTCCAGCAGAGCTATTCGGGCTACTCCAACGAGCAGCAGTTGCCACTGCCCGCCTGCTACACATCCGACTCGCAGTTGGTGTTGTCTGGCGCAGATGCGGGTCGCATCTATGCGTGGGACGCCAGCTCGGGCAAGCTGATGGCTGTGCTAATGAGCAACAGTCTGCATCCGGTGCGTTGTCTGCAATTCCATCCCAACATGGCGATGTTTGTCAGCAGCGATGTGATGACCGTCTTCTGGCTGCCCAAGGCCAACGGTCAGTATGAGTTTGTGGAGAAGTCAAGGGAGCCAACACCGTCGACACCGCCGACACCGCCGACACCGCAGACACCGCCGTTGCCTGCTATTGATCTAACAAACGATCAAGATCAGGACGACGAGAAGGATGTGCAATTTGTGGGGCGTCGAATGAATTATCCGCTCAGCAAGCAACTGATGAGAAGGAATCGCCTGAAGCGACGCTTGGCCCTTGGTCAAGAGGATGATAGCCCAGAGGATGGAGAAGTCTCTGACGGTgggacagcaacaacagtcgcGTCAGAGGCATAA